In the uncultured Methanobacterium sp. genome, one interval contains:
- a CDS encoding thymidylate kinase: protein MRFIIIDGLDGSGKSTQARLIQDKYLSRGESVILREHPSLDNSYGQKAKKALLGRGKANKIKASTYYALDVIRSVKKYDGTADNIIMVRYLMGVAYLPLPLAKILYSLFTMILPTSPYRFFLDLEPKESLKRMSVRNDEEMFENMDDLVKVRKKALELAQNWHIINTAGSIEEVKENINTILDDVDKVVDS from the coding sequence ATGCGCTTTATTATCATTGATGGACTTGACGGGTCAGGAAAGAGTACTCAGGCCAGATTAATACAAGATAAATATCTTAGCAGGGGTGAAAGTGTTATCCTCAGGGAACATCCCTCTTTGGACAATTCTTACGGTCAGAAAGCCAAAAAAGCCCTGCTAGGCCGGGGAAAGGCCAATAAAATCAAAGCATCAACTTATTATGCCCTGGATGTTATCCGTTCGGTTAAAAAATACGATGGCACTGCAGATAACATTATTATGGTTCGTTATTTAATGGGAGTGGCCTACTTGCCCCTTCCACTGGCTAAAATTCTTTACAGTTTATTCACCATGATTCTTCCAACATCACCATATAGGTTCTTCCTGGATCTGGAACCAAAAGAATCTCTTAAACGTATGTCCGTCAGGAATGATGAGGAAATGTTTGAAAACATGGACGACCTGGTTAAGGTGAGAAAAAAAGCCCTGGAATTGGCCCAGAACTGGCATATTATCAACACCGCAGGAAGCATTGAGGAAGTGAAAGAGAACATAAACACAATTTTAGATGATGTGGATAAAGTTGTTGACTCATGA
- a CDS encoding SEC59/DGK1/VTE5 family protein → MDSGDIMGLILVYAYVILILVISERVLKKHPNFSRKFLHIMVGNVLFILPLFQSRWVMAFLAAAPFILLTFLISPYSPLKIKDKISGSGHGLGLVYYAISWTVLALIFFDQPWIIAVGIAAMSYGDGMASVVGMKYGKIKYNLTGDTKSLEGSLTMFVVLICTIWIVLTYYAVPIQPMVIVSVALVATIFEAITPKGLDNLTACFSAVITYILLTI, encoded by the coding sequence ATGGATAGCGGCGACATCATGGGTTTAATACTTGTTTATGCGTATGTGATACTAATATTGGTGATTTCAGAGAGAGTGCTTAAAAAGCACCCGAATTTCAGTCGAAAGTTCCTGCACATCATGGTAGGTAACGTTTTATTTATATTACCACTCTTCCAATCCAGATGGGTAATGGCCTTTCTGGCAGCTGCCCCCTTCATTCTCCTAACTTTTCTTATAAGCCCCTATTCCCCCTTAAAAATAAAAGACAAAATATCCGGTTCAGGCCATGGTCTGGGCCTGGTATACTATGCTATATCCTGGACTGTTCTGGCACTCATTTTCTTTGACCAGCCCTGGATTATAGCCGTAGGTATAGCAGCCATGTCTTATGGGGATGGAATGGCTTCAGTGGTTGGTATGAAGTATGGTAAGATAAAATACAATCTTACCGGGGACACCAAAAGTTTGGAAGGCTCCCTGACCATGTTTGTAGTGCTCATATGTACCATATGGATAGTTTTAACTTATTACGCAGTGCCCATTCAACCAATGGTAATTGTGAGTGTGGCACTGGTAGCCACTATATTTGAAGCAATAACACCAAAAGGCCTGGATAACCTCACCGCCTGTTTTTCAGCAGTTATAACCTACATTTTACTGACCATATAA
- the tmk gene encoding dTMP kinase, protein MYICLEGIDGSGKSTQLERLGKWLEDCGLSVTRIREPTDSPVGRLIRKMLQDPGAQDEGFQRTLALLFAADRTLLMDTICKEEEKNRIVISDRSFYSSLAYQNGEDWIAQINQHALEPDLVILLDLEIETALTRCEGTDSFEEADFLESVRQRYLKLAQQHDFLVVNANNGVNKVHSDIKRIVAPKLGMCI, encoded by the coding sequence ATGTACATCTGTTTGGAGGGAATTGATGGCTCAGGAAAATCCACACAGCTGGAGCGCCTGGGAAAATGGCTTGAAGACTGTGGTCTTAGTGTAACCCGTATCAGAGAACCTACTGATTCACCAGTTGGTCGTCTTATCCGGAAAATGCTCCAGGACCCAGGGGCCCAGGATGAGGGATTCCAGAGGACATTGGCACTCCTGTTTGCTGCGGATAGAACTCTTCTTATGGATACTATCTGTAAAGAAGAAGAAAAGAACCGGATTGTGATCAGTGACCGTTCATTTTACTCCAGTCTGGCTTATCAGAATGGTGAAGATTGGATTGCCCAGATAAATCAACATGCACTTGAACCGGATCTGGTTATACTTCTAGATCTGGAAATTGAAACTGCACTCACCAGATGTGAAGGTACCGATAGTTTTGAAGAGGCGGATTTCCTGGAAAGCGTCCGCCAAAGATACCTTAAACTGGCCCAGCAGCATGATTTTCTAGTGGTTAATGCAAATAATGGTGTGAACAAAGTACACAGTGATATAAAACGGATAGTGGCCCCTAAACTGGGTATGTGTATATAA
- a CDS encoding tyrosine--tRNA ligase — translation MDTDSTMNTIEKGALEVVTPEELQDKLVKDTKTAYIGYEPSGKVHLGHAITVKKMIDLQKAGFKIKILLADLHAYLNGKGSLEEIKEISEYNKRCFRALGLSEDTEFILGSSFQTGEDYTMKVYQLALSTTLTRARRSMAQITRDAEDHKVAEVIYPLMQVVDMLFLEVDLAVGGMEQRKIHMLARDNLPKLGFQSPVCIHTPLLHGTDGSDKMSSSKENFIAIDDEPEVITEKIKKSYCPAGEVEGNPVLEIAHHFIFSEKDTLLIKRPDKFGGNLELTQEELIQMYGDGKLHPLDLKNGVSESLIDILEPVRDFLKNNI, via the coding sequence ATGGACACAGATTCAACAATGAACACGATAGAAAAAGGCGCCCTAGAAGTGGTAACTCCAGAAGAACTCCAAGATAAACTGGTAAAAGATACAAAAACAGCCTACATCGGATATGAACCATCAGGAAAGGTACATCTGGGACATGCCATCACTGTGAAGAAGATGATAGACCTGCAGAAGGCTGGTTTCAAGATTAAGATTCTCCTTGCAGACCTTCATGCTTACCTTAATGGCAAAGGAAGTTTAGAGGAAATTAAAGAAATTTCTGAATATAATAAACGCTGCTTCCGGGCATTAGGACTCTCTGAGGATACTGAATTTATTTTGGGTAGTAGTTTTCAGACAGGGGAAGATTACACCATGAAAGTTTACCAGTTAGCACTCTCCACTACGTTGACCAGGGCCAGGAGGAGTATGGCTCAGATAACCCGGGATGCAGAGGATCATAAGGTGGCAGAGGTCATTTACCCCCTGATGCAGGTGGTGGATATGCTGTTTTTAGAGGTGGATCTGGCAGTTGGAGGTATGGAACAGCGGAAAATCCATATGCTGGCCAGGGATAACCTGCCCAAACTGGGATTCCAGTCTCCAGTATGCATTCACACCCCACTCCTTCACGGTACCGATGGCTCGGATAAGATGTCCTCCAGTAAAGAGAACTTCATAGCCATTGATGATGAACCTGAGGTAATTACAGAAAAGATCAAAAAGAGTTACTGCCCGGCAGGTGAAGTTGAGGGAAATCCAGTTTTGGAAATAGCACATCACTTCATATTCAGTGAAAAAGACACCCTGCTTATAAAACGACCAGATAAGTTTGGAGGAAACCTGGAATTAACCCAGGAAGAACTGATACAGATGTATGGAGATGGCAAGTTACACCCTCTTGATCTAAAAAATGGGGTTTCTGAGTCCTTAATTGATATTTTGGAACCAGTAAGGGATTTTCTAAAGAATAACATATAA
- a CDS encoding 60S ribosomal export protein NMD3: MFCIKCGKEDQELFKGLCYSCFADGNKLITIPPELEVESCAHCSSIHVGDKWMETELSEEEFIAQTIAQESVPDEDADDVALEIDLINQKGSILEMLVIARGNVLGIPIEREFKINVKLNRNACPECSKYASGYFEAVLQLRADERSLEEEEIQKADEIIKNLLEKLSRTNRMAYLSQRVEIKEGIDYYFGSYKAARKISNVLKEQMGGIMGESPRLMGRDKSAGKDLYRIWISLRLPLFRKGDFLTHEDHIGQVIDVNGRKIVIMDMDTMENISISWREYDNLEKVASKEDVKSTTVTSKTPTEIQLLHPETYQPVDLNMMSKLTSINIGEEVEVIEISGKLYIIPPKID, translated from the coding sequence ATGTTCTGTATTAAATGCGGTAAAGAAGACCAAGAACTGTTTAAGGGCCTATGTTATTCCTGTTTTGCTGATGGAAACAAGCTGATCACTATTCCCCCAGAATTAGAGGTGGAATCGTGCGCCCACTGTTCATCTATCCACGTGGGTGATAAATGGATGGAAACTGAGCTTTCTGAGGAAGAGTTCATTGCACAAACCATAGCCCAGGAGTCTGTACCTGATGAAGATGCAGATGATGTGGCTCTGGAAATAGATCTCATTAATCAGAAGGGTTCCATTCTGGAAATGCTGGTAATAGCCAGGGGTAATGTTTTGGGAATACCCATAGAAAGAGAATTTAAGATAAATGTTAAACTCAACCGTAATGCCTGCCCAGAATGCAGTAAGTACGCTTCAGGGTACTTTGAAGCAGTCCTACAGCTAAGGGCTGATGAAAGATCCCTGGAAGAAGAGGAAATCCAGAAAGCGGATGAAATTATAAAAAATCTCCTTGAAAAATTATCCCGCACCAATCGAATGGCCTACCTATCACAGAGAGTAGAGATCAAAGAGGGAATTGATTACTACTTTGGATCATACAAAGCTGCCAGGAAGATCTCAAATGTCTTAAAAGAGCAGATGGGTGGAATTATGGGAGAATCACCACGACTCATGGGCAGGGATAAATCTGCAGGAAAAGACCTTTATAGAATATGGATATCTCTTCGTCTCCCCCTATTCCGAAAGGGAGACTTTCTGACCCATGAGGATCATATTGGCCAAGTAATTGATGTGAACGGTAGAAAGATCGTAATCATGGATATGGATACCATGGAAAACATTTCCATATCATGGCGTGAATACGATAACCTGGAGAAGGTAGCCAGTAAGGAAGATGTGAAAAGCACCACAGTTACTTCCAAAACTCCCACTGAAATACAGTTACTACACCCTGAAACATATCAACCCGTAGATCTGAATATGATGAGCAAATTAACCAGTATAAATATAGGGGAAGAAGTAGAAGTAATTGAAATTAGTGGAAAACTTTACATTATCCCTCCAAAAATAGATTAA
- a CDS encoding translation initiation factor IF-2 subunit beta → MSDYEELLDRAIEQLPPQALETKRFSVPKAYSLIQGNRTIIQNFGEIADAMNRDPQHILKFLLRELGTAGNLEGNRAIMQGKFTHYLINDRMDDYVQRFIMCHECNRPDTRIIREDRIFLLKCEACGAKAPLKTL, encoded by the coding sequence ATGAGCGATTATGAAGAATTACTGGACCGAGCCATTGAACAATTACCACCACAGGCACTGGAGACCAAAAGGTTCTCAGTTCCCAAGGCTTACTCATTAATCCAGGGGAATAGGACTATAATCCAGAACTTCGGGGAAATAGCCGATGCAATGAACCGGGACCCCCAGCACATCCTCAAATTCCTGTTAAGGGAACTGGGTACTGCAGGAAACCTGGAAGGAAACCGGGCTATAATGCAGGGAAAATTTACCCATTACCTGATTAACGACCGGATGGATGACTATGTACAACGGTTCATCATGTGCCATGAGTGCAACCGACCCGATACCAGAATAATAAGGGAAGACCGCATATTCCTCCTTAAATGTGAGGCATGTGGGGCAAAGGCACCTTTAAAGACCCTTTAA
- a CDS encoding minichromosome maintenance protein MCM produces the protein METSAETTTDKTKNPVAKFEEFFSTKYKDTVYEALEKYPEDRSVLVDYVELEMFDPDLADLLIEKPEEVIKAASKAVQNIDPLRKNAELHIRFENVRNNIPLRYLRSKYIGKFVAVDGIVRKTDEIRPRIQKAIFECRSCMRLHEVQQKSNIITEPALCQECGGRSFRILQEESEFLDTQNTKVQEPLENLSGGEQPRQINVILEDDLVDTVTPGDVIRITGTMKTIRDEKTKRFHNYIYGNYISALEQEFEELHIEPEDEEKIKELAANPDVYNKIINSTAPSIKGYRDVKEAIALQLFGGSAKELDDKTRIRGDIHILIVGDPGIGKSQMLKYVSKLAPRGIYTSGKGTSGVGLTAAAVRDEFGGWSLEAGALVLGDKGNVCVDELDKMRPEDRSAIHEALEQQTISIAKAGIMATLNSRCSVLAAANPKFGRFDRYKSIAEQINLPSTILSRFDLTFVVEDKPDVERDSALATHILNTHRDTAVPYDIEPELLRKYIAYARRNVHPHLTNEAMDVLREFYVGMRGGSAEEDSPVPITARQLEALVRLAEASSKIRLGTEVTREDAKRAVTLQENCLKNVGYDPETGKVDIDKVEGRTPKSDRDKIRVVQEIIKELEEEYGGRAPTNILITEMRDRYNMSEEKVEDLIRQLKRKGIIYEPQQGYLKVA, from the coding sequence ATGGAAACTTCAGCCGAGACTACAACTGATAAAACTAAAAATCCTGTGGCCAAGTTCGAGGAATTCTTTAGTACTAAATATAAAGACACTGTTTACGAAGCCCTGGAGAAATATCCAGAGGATAGATCAGTGTTAGTGGATTATGTGGAACTAGAAATGTTCGACCCAGACCTAGCAGATCTGCTAATCGAAAAACCAGAAGAAGTAATCAAAGCTGCTTCCAAGGCTGTTCAGAACATTGACCCCCTCAGGAAAAACGCTGAATTACATATTCGCTTCGAAAATGTGCGTAACAACATCCCTCTACGTTACTTAAGGAGTAAATACATTGGTAAGTTCGTTGCTGTGGATGGAATTGTCCGTAAAACTGATGAAATCCGTCCTCGAATTCAAAAAGCTATTTTTGAATGCCGTAGCTGCATGCGACTCCATGAAGTACAGCAGAAGAGCAATATAATCACCGAACCCGCCCTCTGCCAGGAGTGTGGAGGTCGTTCCTTCCGTATTCTTCAGGAAGAGTCTGAATTCCTGGACACCCAGAACACCAAGGTTCAAGAACCCCTGGAAAACCTCTCTGGAGGTGAACAACCCCGCCAGATCAACGTTATTCTGGAAGATGACCTGGTGGACACTGTAACCCCTGGAGACGTGATAAGAATCACTGGAACCATGAAAACCATCCGGGATGAAAAAACAAAGCGTTTTCATAATTATATTTATGGTAACTACATCAGTGCACTGGAACAGGAGTTTGAAGAGTTACATATCGAACCGGAAGACGAGGAAAAAATCAAAGAGCTGGCTGCCAATCCCGATGTTTACAACAAAATCATTAATTCCACCGCACCATCTATTAAAGGATACAGGGATGTTAAAGAGGCAATAGCCCTCCAATTATTCGGCGGTTCAGCTAAAGAACTGGATGATAAAACCCGAATCAGAGGAGACATTCACATCCTCATTGTAGGGGATCCAGGTATTGGTAAATCCCAGATGCTTAAATACGTTTCTAAACTGGCACCCCGGGGTATTTACACCAGTGGTAAAGGAACCAGTGGAGTAGGTTTGACTGCTGCAGCGGTAAGAGACGAATTCGGCGGTTGGTCATTAGAAGCAGGTGCTCTAGTTCTGGGAGATAAAGGTAACGTTTGTGTGGACGAACTGGACAAGATGCGTCCTGAAGATCGTTCCGCCATCCACGAGGCCCTGGAACAGCAAACCATAAGTATAGCCAAAGCAGGGATTATGGCTACTTTAAACTCACGTTGTTCAGTTTTAGCAGCAGCGAACCCCAAATTCGGACGTTTCGATCGTTACAAATCAATAGCAGAACAAATTAACCTCCCTTCAACAATTTTATCCCGTTTCGATCTTACATTTGTGGTTGAAGATAAACCAGATGTTGAAAGAGACAGCGCATTGGCCACCCACATTCTTAACACCCACCGGGATACTGCAGTTCCCTACGATATCGAACCGGAACTTCTCAGGAAATATATTGCTTATGCCCGGAGAAATGTTCATCCTCACCTGACCAATGAAGCCATGGATGTACTTCGAGAGTTTTACGTAGGTATGCGTGGCGGATCCGCAGAAGAAGACTCACCAGTTCCAATAACAGCCAGACAACTGGAAGCTCTGGTCAGATTAGCAGAAGCAAGCTCTAAAATTCGGTTAGGAACCGAAGTAACACGTGAAGATGCAAAACGTGCCGTTACCCTCCAGGAAAATTGTCTGAAAAACGTGGGATACGATCCAGAGACAGGTAAAGTGGATATTGATAAGGTTGAAGGGCGTACACCTAAATCTGATCGGGATAAAATCAGAGTAGTTCAGGAAATTATCAAAGAACTGGAAGAAGAGTATGGCGGACGGGCACCCACCAACATACTTATAACTGAAATGAGAGATAGATATAATATGAGCGAGGAAAAGGTAGAAGACCTTATCCGCCAGTTGAAACGTAAAGGAATCATTTATGAACCCCAGCAAGGATACCTGAAGGTTGCCTAA
- a CDS encoding SAM-dependent methyltransferase, which yields MTQWNKERKNEEYYKKAKKQDYRSRASFKLLQLNRKYKIIKKGDNIVDLGAAPGGWSQVALEATGEDGLVVAVDLNRMKSFPEENFWSIKGDFTHEETLNEIRRTLQGKAQVIISDAAPKLSGIKDLDQLRSMDLARTVLQISDSILKYKGNIIMKVFQGEGYPELLKEIKQNFQTVRTTKPPSSRKKSGEMYVVGRGYRRAGKQN from the coding sequence ATGACTCAATGGAATAAAGAACGGAAAAACGAAGAATATTATAAGAAGGCTAAAAAACAGGATTATCGTTCCCGGGCTTCTTTTAAACTACTGCAATTAAATCGCAAATATAAAATAATTAAGAAAGGAGATAATATAGTTGATCTGGGAGCTGCTCCTGGCGGATGGTCCCAGGTAGCCCTGGAAGCTACTGGTGAAGATGGTTTAGTAGTTGCAGTTGATCTTAACCGGATGAAATCATTTCCAGAAGAAAACTTCTGGAGTATCAAGGGGGACTTCACCCATGAGGAGACCTTAAATGAAATTAGGCGTACTCTGCAGGGTAAGGCCCAGGTGATCATATCCGATGCTGCCCCTAAACTATCAGGGATTAAGGATTTGGATCAGCTCAGATCCATGGATCTGGCAAGAACCGTGCTGCAGATAAGTGATAGTATCCTGAAATATAAAGGTAACATAATTATGAAAGTTTTCCAGGGTGAAGGATACCCTGAACTCTTAAAAGAGATTAAACAAAATTTTCAAACTGTCAGGACCACCAAACCACCATCCTCCCGGAAAAAAAGTGGAGAAATGTACGTGGTGGGTAGAGGTTATAGGAGAGCAGGAAAGCAAAATTAA